The Dunckerocampus dactyliophorus isolate RoL2022-P2 chromosome 13, RoL_Ddac_1.1, whole genome shotgun sequence genome window below encodes:
- the bdkrb1 gene encoding B1 bradykinin receptor has translation MESVKLLTTEVPLWSENSSSSLPSNYLISGEFATIRLMVPPYIFTVSVLGLLLNTFVLCVFLAHKDRLTVAEVYLSNLALADFALLCGLPFWGTNILNGYNWLYGDTLCKIVNCIITVNFYTSIYTLVMISVDRYLAIVMTMKARWLRRTRHAKVICVFLWIFGFSLSTPTTLHRKVTYVEEFQMTACVLDYGRSWKLANHLLLNIVGFVMPALVIVFSSWAIIKSLARRKENVGLHDVNDTKASMLLYAVTVLFVTCWGPFQVFTFLETLCEVHVLDIKLWSHTLNVGGQVSAYLGVLNSAMNPLLYVLSGQYFRKKVCAIYRRTLHQRRGSDMTTYQRSVASTYIHRPEQIKPVVI, from the coding sequence ATGGAGTCAGTGAAGCTTTTGACAACAGAGGTTCCTCTGTGGTCTGAAAACAGCAGCTCATCGCTCCCTTCAAACTACCTCATATCCGGAGAGTTCGCCACCATCCGCCTCATGGTCCCGCCGTACATCTTCACTGTATCCGTGCTCGGCCTCCTCTTGAACACCTTTGTCCTGTGCGTGTTCCTCGCTCACAAAGATCGACTGACTGTGGCGGAGGTCTACCTGAGCAACCTGGCTCTGGCCGACTTCGCCCTCTTGTGCGGTCTCCCCTTCTGGGGCACCAACATCCTCAATGGCTACAACTGGCTGTACGGAGACACCTTGTGCAAAATAGTCAACTGCATCATCACGGTGAACTTCTACACCAGCATCTACACCCTGGTCATGATCAGCGTCGACCGCTATCTGGCGATTGTGATGACCATGAAGGCGAGGTGGCTGCGAAGGACGCGGCACGCCAAGGTCATCTGCGTCTTCCTGTGGATATTTGGGTTCTCGCTCAGCACACCGACCACGCTGCACAGAAAGGTGACGTACGTTGAAGAATTCCAGATGACTGCCTGTGTGCTGGATTACGGCAGGTCCTGGAAGTTAGCCAATCACCTTCTTCTGAATATTGTTGGCTTTGTCATGCCTGCTCTGGTGATTGTGTTCAGCAGCTGGGCTATAATCAAGTCTTTAGCTCGGAGGAAGGAAAATGTAGGTCTTCATGACGTTAACGACACAAAGGCCTCGATGTTGCTCTATGCCGTCACGGTGCTCTTCGTCACTTGTTGGGGACCCTTCCAGGTCTTCACCTTCCTCGAAACCCTCTGCGAAGTCCACGTGCTGGACATCAAACTGTGGTCCCATACTTTGAACGTAGGAGGGCAGGTTTCGGCCTATCTGGGAGTCCTTAACAGTGCCATGAATCCTCTGCTGTATGTCCTATCAGGGCAATACTTCAGGAAGAAAGTTTGCGCCATCTACAGGAGGACTCTACATCAGCGTAGAGGATCAGACATGACCACCTATCAACGCTCTGTCGCGTCCACGTACATTCACAGACCTGAGCAGATAAAGCCTGTTGTCATTTAG